In Arachis hypogaea cultivar Tifrunner chromosome 17, arahy.Tifrunner.gnm2.J5K5, whole genome shotgun sequence, a single window of DNA contains:
- the LOC140180704 gene encoding uncharacterized protein has protein sequence MERALQAQHVPNNQYVEFAAYQLAGEAQHWWQAECHLLQLQNTDVPWDVFQTAFYKKYFPESAREAKEMELMQLKQGSLSVADYTNKFEELCRFSRVCQGAPKTYESWKCIKYQSGLKDSIMATVAPIEIRVFSDLVNKARVVEEYAKTVAASKETHGGQGMWQISLGGCFNCGLPGHIVRDCTRGRNPSAGQSQHQRRVFAVNAKDASKADPLMRGIYLIGGKTLIALYDTGASHSFILFAKVEKLGLKVSELPFDLHVHIPHQTVMTRSGCRQVGFKLEGRDFVYDLICLPMVRLEMILEFDWFSKNRVLLDCFERTIRFMPKGESGVVIAKGYYLNSVMMHCSGEECQGYILLTANTSGDAQNLDQIPDGSDRAGRVKDSVGGASEQEVHSTEYDILVYSKTAKEHEEHLRIVVQNLKEQKLYAKLSKCEFWKEEVKFLGHVVSKGGIAVDLSKVEAVMEWERPTTVTEVRSFLGLAGYYRRFIEGFSWIALPMTKLTRKEEPFTEIEKAQRDEQKLQQLFQPVGEKGLGEFTKDDERLWRYKGRICIPDVGSLRQDLLSEAHKSGFSIHLGSTKMYYDLKKMLWWPGMKASVLGPYLVAETTKNIKKIRARMLTTQSRQKSYADQRRKPLEFEVGEHVFLRVTPTTGIGRAIKTKKLNPRYIGPFEILRRFGPVAYQVALPPHLSNLHDVFHVSQLCKYTSDADHVLELESVELRENLTFQVTPVRIDDTSVKKLRGKEVSLVKVAWKRAGVEEHTWKLESEMRKDYPELFSVGLSESEKVFSAKNCEPAIEPVQFFPVLREKK, from the exons ATGGAGCGTGCTTTACAGGCGCAGCATGTTCCAAATAACCAATATGTTGAGTTTGCCGCTTATCAGCTGGCAGGAGAGGCTCAGCACTGGTGGCAGGCAGAGTGCCACTTGCTACAGCTCCAGAACACAGATGTTCCTTGGGATGTGTTTCAGACAGCCTTTTACAAGAAGTACTtccctgagtctgcaagggaagcgaAAGAGATGGAActgatgcagctgaagcaaggttccttGTCGGTGGCAGATTACAccaacaagtttgaggagctttgTAGGTTCTCTAGGGTGTGTCAGGGTGCCCCGAAGACTTACGAGAGCTGGAAGTGCATCAAGTACCAGAGTGGTTTGAAGGATAGCATTATGGCTACTGTGGCTCCTATAGAGATCCGTGTCTTCTCCGACTTGGTGAACAAAGCAAGGGTGGTTGAGGAGTATGCCAAGACAGTGGCTGCGTCCAAGGAAACTCATGGAGGACAAGGGATGTGGCAA ATTAGTTTAGGTGGGTGCTTCAACTGTGGATTGCCTGGCCACATTGTGAGAGATTGCACTCGTGGGAGGAACCCAAGTGCGGGTCAGAGTCAGCATCAGCGTCGAGTTTTTGCTGTGAATGCCAAGGATGCTTCCAAGGCGGATCCTTTGATGAGAGGTATTTATTTAATTGGTGGTAAGACCTTAATTGCATTATATGATACTGGAGCATCACATTCGTTTATTTTGTTTGCTAAAGTTGAGAAACTAGGCTTGAAAGTGTCAGAGTTACCCTTTGATTTGCATGTACATATTCCGCATCAGACGGTCATGACTAGGTCAGGTTGTAGGCAAGTAGGATTCAAACTTGAGGGTAGAGACTTTGTGTATGATTTGATCTGTTTACCAATGGTTAGGTTGGAGATGATTTTGGAGTTTGATTGGTTTTCGAAGAATCGagttttgttggattgctttgaacGGACAATTCGGTTTATGCCGAAAGGAGAAAGTGGGGTAGTGATAGCTAAAGGTTACTACCTGAACTCTGTAATGATGCACTGTAGTGGGGAAGAGTGTCAGGGTTACATCTTGTTAACTGCTAATACTTCGGGGGATGCCCAGAACttagatcagattccg GATGGCTCCGATAGAGCTGGCCGAGTTAAAGACTCAGTTGGAGgagcttctgaacaagaggttcattcgactGAGT acGACATCTTGGTTTACTCTAAGACTGCGAAAGAGCATGAGGAACACTTGAGGATTGTGGTGCAAAACTTAAAGGAGCAGAAATTGTATGCTAAGTTGTCGAAGTGCGAGTTCTGGAAAGAGGAAGTAAAGTTTCTAGGTCATGTGGTGAGTAAAGGAGGAATAGCTGTAGATCTTTCTAAAGTAGAAGCGGTaatggaatgggaaagaccgaCGACGGTAACGGAAGTTAGGAGCTTCTTGGGCTTAGCCGGatattaccggagattcattgaaGGATTTTCCTGGATTGCACTACCGATGACCAAGTTGACAAGGAAGGAAGAGCCATTT ACGGAGATTGAAAAGGCTCAGCGAGATGAACAGAAGCTTCAGCAATTGTTCCAACCAGTTGGTGAGAAGGGACTTGGAGAATTCACCAAGGATGATGAGAGATTGTGGAGATATAAGGGGAGAATTTGCATACCGGATGTAGGGAGTTTGAGGCAAGACTTGTTGTCAGAGGCTCACAAAAGTGGGTTTTCTATTCATCTCGGAAGCACGAAGATGTATTATGACTTAAAGAAGATGCTCTGGTGGCCTGggatgaaag CAAGTGTTCTGGGTCCCTATTTGGTAGCAGAGACTACTAAGAACATTAAGAAGATTCGTGCAAGGATGTTAACTACTCAGAGTCGACAGAAGAGTTATGCAGACCAGAGAAGGAAACCGTTAGAATTTGAAGTGGGAGAACATGTATTCTTGAGAGTTACTCCAACAACTGGGATCGGAAGGGCGATCAAAACCAAGAAGTTGAATCCGAGGTATATAGGACCGTTTGAGATCCTGAGGCGATTCGGGCCGGTGGCGTACCAAGTTGCTTTGCCACCTCATCTGTCTAACTTACATGATgtattccacgtgtcacaactcTGTAAGTACACGTCGGATGCGGATCATGTGTTAGAGCTTGAGTCAGTCGAGTTGAGAGAGAACTTGACTTTCCAAGTAACGCCAGTGAGAAttgatgacactagtgtgaagaagCTACGAGGAAAGGAAGTTTCATTGGTTAAGGTTGCTTGGAAGCGAGCAGGAGTTGAAGAGCATACTTGGAAATTGGAGTCCGAGATGCGAAAGGATTATCCTGAGctattctcag tgggtctttcCGAGTCAGAAAAAGTGTTTTCTGCAAAAAACTGCGAACCGGCAATTGAACCGGTTCAATTCTTCCCGGTGCTGcgtgagaaaaagtga